One region of Miscanthus floridulus cultivar M001 chromosome 19, ASM1932011v1, whole genome shotgun sequence genomic DNA includes:
- the LOC136525426 gene encoding uncharacterized protein produces MIHEAKIQAVVTYYGSKLGQRVKKADARTMDLTREQYIEVEMIPWWCGSYPEAWEKIVDNWFTEGYASTHNAARERRLEMQGPAHHQGSCNLAGYRDAWRAAHQGQECSDFQAWCMSHKGKATSDVSFSLEDGPQEYMNPSVHTRISEYTSAARPGSKKKLGSVKSCRRS; encoded by the exons ATGATTCACGAGGCGAAGATCCAGGCCGTTGTCACCTACTACGGGTCAAAGCTTGGACAGAGGGTCAAAAAGGCCGACGCCAGAACCATGgacctgacccgggagcagtacattGAGGTTGAG atgattccctggtggtgcggaTCGTATCCCGAGGCGTGGGAGAAGATCGTGGACAACTGGTTTACGGAGGGGTATGCCTCGACGCACAACGCTGCAAGGGAACGACGTTTGGAGATGCAAggaccagcacaccatcaaggcagctgcaacctcgccggatacagagatgcatgg AGGGCGGCACATCAAGGCCAGgagtgctcggacttccaggcatggtgcatGTCCCACAAGggaaaggcgacgtccgacgtctccttcagccTAGAGGACGGGCCCCAGGAGTAcatgaacccgagcgtccacacccgcatcagcgagtacacgtcggcggcaag GCCTGGCTCGAAGAAGAAGCTCGGCAGCGTCAAGAGCTGCAGGCGCAGCTGA
- the LOC136525425 gene encoding uncharacterized protein — protein sequence MGKHLVKNRYMPGYTRWIYHGEAHRTREEVVRPRVEAFDDDAGVPDLLDDVHQALGVDEREKEEMEAATKAFYEMMNSAQKPLYDRSSVSEFDAIGRLMALKSELNISRDGFDKMLIVIGTLLSEGHILPKSMYDSKKLLRALKMPYEQIHACLKGCVLFWKEHVDAKYCPKCESSRYLETDSGDGQKSQTTVPVKIVRRLPFLLRIQRIFMNEESAKQMTWHKNGKRYSPEKMVHLADGEAWKHFDDIYHEKAGEARDSTKMADGRHRPVRSLYQVGEEAEGSDVRRRRNPRSRRPPARLQVSKEAEPVTHVERAHEEEEEEAPFDEQEALAGGTGSSSSAPRVVVSSAGARTPNGILGLLCRQHYPGIITYKNNTLVACSFDHYAITADTEPYPNKAARVIGEFWAYFKCEEGFEGRKD from the exons atgggtaaacatcttgtgaagaatagaTATATgccgggctacacccggtggatctaccatggtgaagcccatcgtacgagagaggaggtggtgagaccacgcgtcgaagcttttgatgatgatgccggtgtACCAGACTTGTTAGATGATGTTCACCAAGCACTCGGCGTTGACGAAcgcgagaaggaggagatggaggcagccacaaAGGCTTTCTACGAGATGATGAACTCTGCTCAGAAGCCCCTTTACGATCGGTCCTCGGTGTCTGAATttgatgccattggacgcttgatggcgttgaagtccgagttaaacatcagtcgagacggcttcgataagatgttgatcgtgattggcaccctgctttcggagggccacattctaccaaagagcatgtatgattCAAAGAAGCTCCTTcgggcacttaagatgccgtatgagcaaatacatgcttgtctgaaggggtgcgtcctattctggaaagaacatgtggacgcaaagtactgtccaaagtgtgaatcgtctaggtacctagagacagactctggtgatggtcagaagagtcaGACGACAGTCCCAGTGAAGATCGTACGGCGCCTTCCGTTCCTATTGAGGATCCAACGGATATTCATgaacgaggaatccgcgaaacagatgacatggcacaaaaatggaaaacGGTACAGTCCAGAGAAGATGGTGCATCtagccgatggtgaagcatggaaacacTTCGATGACATATATCATGAAAAAGCtggagaggctc gtGATTCAACAAAGATGGCGGATGGGCGTCATAGGCCCGTCAGGTCGCTTTACCAAGTGGGGGAGGAGGCCGAGGGGTCggacgtgaggaggaggaggaacccgaggagcAGGAGGCCCCCGGCACGTCTCCAGGTGTCGAAGGAGGCAGAGCCGGTGACGCACGTGGAGAGGgcgcacgaggaggaggaggaggaggcaccctTCGACGAGCAGGAGGCGTTGGCGGGAGGCACgggttcctcttcctctgctcCGAGG GTGGTTGTGTCCAGTGCTGGTGCACGCACCcccaatggcatcctgggtcttctatgcaggcaacactaccccggcatcatcacgTACAAGAACAACACGTTGGTGGCCtgttcgtttgaccactacgccatcaCCGCTGATACGGAGCCgtaccccaacaaggcagcaCGGGTCATTGgggagttctgg GCTTATTTcaaatgcgaggagggatttgagggcaGGAAGGATTAG
- the LOC136525424 gene encoding uncharacterized protein, whose product MGSARPTPSKPYPHNHSPPPTRRRRRRTRAAARSRSRVARARCPDAGIKPRPDPPHRRFAPRRVRSRFPPPRPAKSAAPGPTGRCPAAPRPAMPHRTTDAEGGRRGRGRRKERKEEEGGRRGRRGRRRRGRRVEVGGGREERKEEVAFPFRSRRHHPRVPVSSTPLPPRFWKPPRAGEVLPKFRIDPNLFVFHAGEGTV is encoded by the exons ATGGGCTCTGCCCGGCCCACCCCGTCCAAACCCTATCCACACAACCACTCCCCGCCGcctacgcgccgccgccgccgccgcacccgcgccgccgcccgctcccgctcccgcgtCGCCCGCGCGCGCTGCCCCGACGCCGGCATCAAGCCCCGCCCCGACCCTCCCCATCGCCGATTTGCGCCGCGCCGCGTCAGGTCCCGCTTCCCGCCGCCGCGACCGGCGAAGAGCGCCGCACCCGGCCCTACCGGCCGCTGCCCCGCTGCTCCCCGCCCCGCCATGCCCCACCGAACGACCGAtgcagaaggaggaagaagggggagaggaaggaggaaggagaggaaggaggaagaaggaggaagaagaggaaggagaggaagaagaaggagaggaagaagagtaGAAGTAGGAGGAGGCCGGGAGGAGAGGAAAGAGGAGGTTGCCTTCCCGTTCCGTTCCCGGCGCCATCATCCCCGTGTTCCCGTCTCGTCGACGCCTCTGCCGCCAAG gttttggaaacctccccgtgcaggggaggtgctgccaaaatttagaaTTGACCCAAATCTATTTGTTTTTCATGCAGGTGAAGGAACTGTCTGA